In Rahnella sikkimica, the following are encoded in one genomic region:
- the ppsA gene encoding phosphoenolpyruvate synthase, protein MAHLDPDLRNVIWYNQLGMNDVDKVGGKNASLGEMITNLSDLGVSVPNGFATTSQAFNDFLDQSGVNHRIHELLDKTDVDDIGQLTLAGAQIRQWIIDTPFQPELEQSIREAYQQLSEGEPDASFAVRSSATAEDMPDASFAGQQETFLNVQGFDAVLIAVKHVYASLFNDRAISYRVHQGYDHRGVALSAGVQRMVRSDLASAGVMFTIDTESGFDQVVFITSAYGLGEMVVQGAVNPDEFYVHKPTLAKNKPAIVRRTMGSKKIRMIYAPSQEHGKQVQIEDVPAELSTRFSLTDDEVQALARQALLIEKHYGRPMDIEWAKDGHNGKLYIVQARPETVRSNGQVMERYQLNGSSKVLVEGRAIGHRIGAGPVKIIHDISEMHHVKAGDILVTDMTDPDWEPIMKKASAIVTNRGGRTCHAAIIARELGIPAVVGCGDATEKLKENQKVTVSCSEGDTGFVYEDELDFTVQSSEVDELPKLPLKIMMNIGNPDRAFDFACLPNEGVGLARLEFIINRMIGVHPKALLEFDTQPPELQEQIKKIIQGYDSPREYYVARLTEGIATLGAAFWPKRVIVRLSDFKSNEYANLVGGEKYEPHEENPMLGFRGAGRYVSDSFRDCFALECEAMKRVRNDMGLTNVEVMIPFVRTVAQAEAVVKELANQGLKRGENGLKVIMMCEIPSNALLADQFLEHFDGFSIGSNDMTQLALGLDRDSGVVSELFDERNEAVKALLSMAIKAAKKQGKYVGICGQGPSDHQDFAQWLMEEGIDSLSLNPDTVVQTWLALAEK, encoded by the coding sequence ATGGCTCATCTCGATCCCGATTTACGCAATGTTATCTGGTACAACCAACTGGGTATGAACGACGTTGATAAAGTCGGGGGTAAGAACGCATCCCTCGGGGAAATGATCACTAACTTGTCTGATCTGGGGGTTTCCGTCCCAAACGGTTTCGCCACCACGTCTCAGGCTTTTAATGATTTTCTTGATCAAAGCGGCGTTAACCATCGGATCCACGAATTACTGGACAAAACAGATGTGGATGATATCGGGCAACTGACCCTGGCGGGCGCGCAAATCCGCCAGTGGATCATTGATACGCCTTTCCAGCCTGAGCTGGAACAGTCCATCCGTGAAGCATACCAGCAGCTTTCTGAAGGCGAACCTGACGCGTCTTTCGCTGTCCGTTCCTCTGCCACCGCGGAAGATATGCCCGACGCTTCCTTTGCCGGGCAGCAGGAAACCTTTCTGAACGTTCAGGGATTTGATGCCGTTCTTATCGCTGTAAAACATGTTTACGCCTCCTTATTCAACGATCGCGCCATTTCTTATCGCGTGCATCAGGGCTACGACCACCGTGGCGTTGCGCTGTCGGCGGGCGTTCAGCGCATGGTTCGCTCTGATCTCGCGTCTGCGGGCGTGATGTTCACCATCGATACGGAGTCAGGTTTTGATCAGGTGGTCTTCATCACCTCCGCGTATGGTCTGGGCGAAATGGTGGTGCAGGGCGCGGTGAACCCGGATGAGTTCTACGTGCATAAACCAACGCTGGCCAAAAATAAGCCTGCGATTGTGCGCCGTACCATGGGCTCGAAGAAGATCCGCATGATTTATGCGCCGAGCCAGGAACACGGTAAACAGGTACAAATTGAAGATGTGCCGGCTGAGCTGAGCACCCGTTTCTCGCTGACCGATGATGAAGTGCAGGCTCTGGCACGTCAGGCATTATTAATTGAAAAACATTATGGCCGCCCGATGGATATCGAATGGGCGAAAGATGGTCATAACGGCAAGTTGTATATTGTGCAGGCACGTCCTGAGACAGTGCGTTCAAACGGTCAGGTGATGGAACGTTATCAGCTCAATGGCAGCAGCAAAGTTCTGGTGGAAGGGCGTGCAATCGGCCACCGCATCGGTGCCGGACCGGTGAAAATCATCCATGACATCAGTGAAATGCATCATGTGAAAGCCGGTGACATTCTGGTGACGGACATGACGGATCCGGACTGGGAACCGATCATGAAAAAAGCGTCAGCCATTGTGACTAACCGTGGTGGACGTACCTGCCATGCGGCAATTATTGCCCGTGAACTGGGGATCCCCGCCGTAGTCGGTTGCGGCGATGCGACTGAAAAACTCAAAGAAAACCAGAAAGTGACCGTGTCCTGTTCAGAAGGCGATACTGGCTTTGTTTATGAGGATGAGCTGGACTTCACCGTGCAAAGTTCAGAGGTCGATGAGCTGCCGAAGTTACCGCTGAAAATTATGATGAACATCGGCAATCCGGACCGGGCTTTTGATTTTGCCTGTCTGCCGAATGAAGGTGTCGGGCTGGCGCGTTTAGAATTCATCATTAACCGCATGATCGGCGTACATCCAAAAGCGCTGCTGGAGTTTGACACTCAGCCACCAGAACTACAGGAACAAATTAAGAAGATTATTCAGGGCTACGACAGTCCGCGTGAATATTATGTTGCCCGTCTGACGGAAGGGATTGCCACGCTGGGCGCTGCATTCTGGCCTAAACGTGTGATTGTGCGTTTATCCGATTTTAAATCGAATGAATATGCCAACCTGGTCGGCGGCGAGAAGTATGAACCGCACGAAGAGAACCCGATGTTAGGCTTCCGTGGTGCCGGTCGATATGTTTCAGACAGCTTCCGCGATTGTTTTGCGCTGGAGTGCGAGGCAATGAAACGGGTTCGCAACGATATGGGGCTGACCAACGTTGAAGTGATGATCCCGTTTGTCAGAACCGTGGCGCAGGCTGAGGCTGTGGTGAAGGAACTGGCCAATCAGGGGTTGAAGCGCGGAGAAAATGGCCTGAAGGTCATTATGATGTGTGAAATCCCGTCGAATGCGTTACTTGCCGATCAGTTCCTTGAGCACTTTGATGGCTTCTCAATCGGTTCAAATGACATGACCCAGCTGGCGCTTGGGCTGGATCGTGATTCCGGCGTGGTCTCTGAACTCTTTGATGAGCGTAATGAAGCGGTCAAGGCTTTGCTTTCAATGGCAATCAAAGCCGCGAAGAAGCAGGGCAAATATGTTGGTATTTGCGGTCAAGGCCCGTCAGACCATCAGGATTTCGCCCAGTGGCTGATGGAAGAAGGCATCGACAGTTTGTCGCTAAATCCTGATACCGTTGTACAAACCTGGCTGGCGTTAGCTGAGAAGTAA
- the ppsR gene encoding posphoenolpyruvate synthetase regulatory kinase/phosphorylase PpsR translates to MDRCVFYISDGTAITAEVLGHAVLSQFPVNSTTYSLPFVETEERAKAVCQQINDIFEKTGARPLVFYSIIAPNIRHIIESSKGFCQDIVQSLVAPLQNELGIEPTPVANRTHGLTASNISKYDARIAAIDYTLAHDDGISLRNLDQAQVILLGVSRCGKTPTSLYLALQFGIRAANYPFTADDMDNIQLPAALKPHMHKLFGLTIDPERLTAIRQERVENSRYASLRQCRMEVSEVEALFRKNQIRYLNSTNYSVEEISAKIMDSFGMSRRMF, encoded by the coding sequence GTGGACAGATGCGTATTTTATATTTCCGATGGCACGGCGATTACTGCTGAAGTGCTGGGTCATGCCGTGCTCTCGCAATTCCCGGTTAACTCGACAACCTACTCGTTGCCTTTCGTAGAAACCGAGGAACGGGCGAAAGCCGTTTGCCAACAGATCAATGATATTTTCGAAAAGACAGGTGCCCGTCCGCTGGTGTTCTACTCCATTATTGCGCCGAATATTCGCCATATAATTGAAAGTAGCAAAGGATTCTGTCAGGACATCGTTCAGTCACTGGTCGCCCCGCTTCAAAACGAGCTGGGCATTGAGCCGACACCGGTGGCAAACCGGACGCATGGCCTGACCGCCAGCAATATCAGCAAATATGATGCCCGAATTGCGGCTATCGATTACACGCTGGCGCACGACGATGGCATTTCCCTGCGAAATCTCGATCAGGCGCAGGTCATTTTGCTGGGCGTTTCCCGTTGCGGTAAAACCCCCACCAGCCTTTATCTCGCACTCCAGTTCGGGATCCGCGCGGCAAACTATCCGTTTACTGCCGACGATATGGATAACATTCAGCTTCCTGCCGCGCTGAAACCGCATATGCACAAGCTTTTCGGGCTGACGATTGACCCGGAAAGACTGACCGCTATTCGTCAGGAACGGGTGGAAAACAGCCGCTATGCGTCCTTGCGCCAGTGCAGAATGGAAGTGTCTGAAGTTGAAGCATTATTTCGCAAAAACCAAATTCGTTATCTCAACAGCACGAATTATTCCGTTGAGGAGATTTCAGCGAAGATTATGGACAGCTTTGGCATGAGCCGCCGCATGTTCTGA
- a CDS encoding 3-deoxy-7-phosphoheptulonate synthase: MSQTDELRTTRIDSLITPQALADKLPISPSVAQHVMESRKRIEKIISGEDPRLLVIVGPCSIHDIEAAIDYAAKLSVLREKYQDRLEIVMRTYFEKPRTVVGWKGLISDPELNGSCRVNDGIELARKVLLAINQLGIPTATEFLDMVIGQYIADLISWGAIGARTTESQIHREMASALSCPVGFKNGTDGNTRIAIDAIRSSRTSHMFLSPDKNGQMTIYRTAGNPYGHVIMRGGKKPNYHADDLEQACLSLSEFDLPQRLVVDFSHGNCQKQHRRQLDVAEDICQQIRSGSTAVAGIMAESFLVEGTQPIVPGKPLVYGKSITDPCLSWEDTETLLSMLAQATDSRF, translated from the coding sequence ATGTCACAAACAGATGAACTGCGTACGACGCGCATCGACAGCCTGATTACGCCTCAGGCACTGGCAGACAAATTGCCAATTTCCCCGTCGGTCGCCCAGCATGTAATGGAATCACGCAAACGTATTGAAAAAATCATCAGCGGTGAAGACCCGCGCCTTCTGGTGATTGTCGGTCCCTGCTCTATTCACGATATTGAAGCCGCCATTGATTACGCAGCTAAGCTCAGCGTATTGCGCGAGAAATATCAGGATCGTTTAGAGATCGTGATGCGTACCTATTTTGAAAAACCGCGCACGGTCGTGGGCTGGAAAGGGTTAATTTCTGACCCGGAACTTAATGGTTCCTGCCGCGTGAATGACGGAATTGAGCTGGCGCGTAAAGTTTTGCTGGCCATCAATCAGTTAGGCATTCCAACGGCCACTGAGTTCCTGGATATGGTTATCGGCCAGTACATCGCCGACCTTATCAGCTGGGGCGCAATTGGTGCACGCACCACCGAAAGCCAGATCCACCGTGAAATGGCGTCGGCGCTGTCCTGTCCGGTCGGTTTTAAGAATGGCACCGACGGCAACACCCGTATCGCCATTGATGCAATCCGTTCTTCGCGCACCAGCCATATGTTCCTGTCGCCGGATAAGAACGGTCAGATGACCATTTACCGCACAGCGGGCAATCCTTACGGCCATGTGATTATGCGCGGCGGTAAAAAGCCCAATTATCACGCCGATGATCTGGAACAGGCCTGCCTGAGCTTGTCTGAATTTGACCTGCCGCAACGTCTGGTGGTTGATTTCAGCCACGGGAACTGTCAGAAGCAACATCGTCGCCAGCTGGACGTCGCAGAAGACATTTGCCAGCAAATCCGCAGCGGCTCAACCGCCGTCGCGGGCATTATGGCCGAAAGTTTCCTGGTGGAAGGCACCCAGCCGATTGTTCCCGGCAAACCGCTGGTTTACGGCAAATCAATTACTGACCCTTGCCTGAGCTGGGAGGACACTGAAACGCTGCTGTCGATGCTGGCACAGGCGACTGATTCAAGATTCTGA
- a CDS encoding heme ABC transporter ATP-binding protein, with product MSDLTSLLVAENLSYSAGGRRLIDDVSLNLKSGEMVALIGPNGAGKSTLMRMLTGYLTPQSGHCTLQGKRLTDWTSKDLARTRAVMRQNSTMAFGFSVREVLTLGRSPHGQQHMQHALNEVMTQTGCTNLADRDYRHLSGGEQQRVQLARVLIQLWQPAPAPRWLFLDEPTSALDLYHQQHALRLLRELTLKTPLSVCCVLHDLNLAALYADRIILLHSGKVVASGTPAEVLSEETLSRWYQADLNVCPHPETALPQVFLRQ from the coding sequence ATGTCTGATCTCACTTCGTTGCTGGTGGCGGAAAACCTGTCCTATTCCGCCGGGGGACGTCGTTTAATTGATGACGTCTCACTGAACCTTAAAAGCGGGGAAATGGTCGCGCTGATCGGGCCAAATGGCGCGGGGAAATCTACGCTGATGCGTATGCTGACCGGCTATCTGACGCCGCAATCCGGGCACTGTACTTTGCAGGGAAAACGGCTGACTGACTGGACATCAAAAGATCTGGCGCGCACACGCGCGGTAATGCGCCAGAACAGCACGATGGCGTTCGGCTTCAGCGTGCGTGAAGTGCTGACGCTCGGGCGTTCGCCGCACGGCCAGCAGCATATGCAACATGCGCTCAATGAAGTGATGACACAAACCGGCTGTACAAATCTGGCGGATCGCGATTATCGCCATTTGTCTGGCGGTGAGCAGCAGCGGGTTCAGCTTGCGCGTGTGCTGATCCAGCTCTGGCAACCGGCTCCTGCGCCGCGCTGGTTGTTTCTGGATGAACCGACGTCGGCGCTGGATTTATATCATCAGCAACATGCATTGCGCCTCTTGCGCGAACTGACCCTGAAAACGCCATTGTCGGTTTGCTGCGTGCTGCACGATCTCAATCTGGCAGCGCTGTATGCCGACAGAATTATTTTGCTGCACAGCGGTAAAGTTGTCGCCAGCGGTACACCGGCTGAAGTGCTGAGCGAAGAAACGCTGAGCCGCTGGTATCAGGCTGATCTGAACGTCTGTCCGCATCCGGAAACCGCTTTACCGCAGGTTTTCCTGCGTCAGTAA
- a CDS encoding protein adenylyltransferase SelO — protein sequence MPQFEHHYADQLDGFYTALQPTPLKGARLLYHSEPLARQLGLEDTLFNAEHREFWCGEKFFPGMLPLAQVYSGHQFGQWAGQLGDGRGILLGEQVLPSGQRVDWHLKGAGLTPYSRMGDGRAVLRSVVREFLASEALHHLSVPTTRALSIVTSDEPVFREQPERGAMLMRVAESHIRFGHFEHFYYRKQPEQVKQLADYVIAHHWPQLLESEPDDARRYQQWFSSVVERTAALIAQWQSIGFAHGVMNTDNMSILGLTIDFGPYGFLDDYQPGYICNHSDHQGRYSYDNQPAVAYWNLHRLAQTLSGLMSTEQLQAALDCYEPALMKTYGTLMRGKLGFFTEDKRDNDLLTGLLSLMAKEGRDFTQTFRLLSHVEQQQAQSSLRDEFIDRAAFDSWYQSYRERLQTENIDDATRQQAMKQSNPRIILRNYLAQQAIEKAEKDDVSALAQLHQALRDPYSDDAQYDAMAALPPDWGKHLEISCSS from the coding sequence ATGCCGCAATTCGAACACCATTACGCTGACCAACTGGACGGTTTTTATACCGCGCTTCAGCCCACGCCGCTCAAAGGCGCGCGCCTTCTTTACCACAGCGAACCGCTGGCCCGCCAGCTCGGGCTGGAAGACACGCTCTTTAACGCTGAACATCGGGAATTCTGGTGCGGCGAGAAATTCTTTCCTGGCATGCTGCCGCTGGCGCAGGTTTACAGCGGCCATCAGTTTGGACAATGGGCCGGACAACTGGGCGACGGGCGCGGGATTTTACTCGGCGAGCAGGTTTTGCCTTCCGGGCAACGTGTTGACTGGCATCTGAAAGGTGCAGGGCTGACGCCTTATTCACGAATGGGTGATGGTCGCGCCGTATTGCGCTCGGTGGTCCGTGAGTTTCTGGCCTCCGAAGCGCTTCATCATTTATCGGTGCCGACAACCCGTGCGCTGTCGATTGTCACCAGCGATGAACCGGTATTTCGTGAACAACCTGAACGCGGCGCAATGCTGATGCGTGTAGCGGAAAGCCACATTCGTTTCGGTCACTTCGAACATTTCTATTACCGCAAACAACCTGAACAGGTGAAGCAACTGGCGGATTACGTGATCGCCCATCACTGGCCGCAGTTGCTGGAAAGCGAGCCTGACGACGCGCGGCGTTATCAGCAATGGTTTTCAAGCGTGGTCGAGAGAACCGCTGCACTTATTGCTCAGTGGCAAAGTATCGGGTTTGCGCACGGCGTGATGAACACGGACAACATGTCGATTCTCGGCCTGACCATTGATTTCGGTCCTTACGGTTTTCTGGACGACTATCAGCCGGGGTACATCTGCAATCACTCTGACCATCAGGGACGTTACAGCTACGATAATCAGCCTGCGGTGGCGTACTGGAATCTTCACCGGCTGGCGCAAACGCTGTCCGGCCTGATGAGCACCGAACAGTTACAGGCTGCGCTGGACTGCTACGAACCGGCGCTGATGAAAACCTACGGGACGCTGATGCGCGGCAAACTGGGCTTCTTCACGGAAGATAAACGGGACAACGATTTGCTGACCGGACTGCTCAGCCTGATGGCAAAAGAAGGCAGGGACTTCACGCAGACTTTCCGGCTGCTCAGCCATGTGGAACAACAACAGGCGCAATCCTCGTTACGCGATGAATTCATTGATCGCGCGGCGTTTGACAGCTGGTATCAGTCCTACCGTGAACGTTTACAGACAGAAAATATCGACGATGCGACCCGCCAGCAGGCCATGAAGCAAAGTAATCCGCGGATTATTTTGCGTAATTATCTCGCGCAGCAGGCGATTGAAAAGGCGGAAAAAGACGATGTCAGTGCGCTGGCACAGTTGCATCAGGCGCTTCGCGACCCCTACAGCGATGATGCGCAATACGATGCAATGGCGGCATTACCGCCGGACTGGGGAAAACACCTGGAAATTTCCTGCTCCAGCTAA
- a CDS encoding FecCD family ABC transporter permease, with translation MSSMSPPMPSRRRSPVWALIGLGGALLVLAILAANTGAMALSLRTLLTRPFDDGLWQIWLTVRLPRVLLAVVVGCALACSGAVMQGLFRNPLADPGLLGISSGAALAVALTIVMPLSLPPILALYGHMISAFAGSLAISAIVFALSRFGHGGLSRLLLAGIAINALCGAAVGVLTYVSDDQQLRQFSLWSMGSLGQAQWPTLAVAASLILPACVVTLFMARRLNILQLGEEDAHYLGVNVRRTQLQLLLLSALLVGAAVAVSGVIGFIGLVIPHLLRMRLGADHRWLLPGSAMAGACLLLLADTLARTLVAPAEMPVGLLTSLLGGPYFLWLILRPGVPRNV, from the coding sequence ATGAGCAGCATGAGCCCCCCAATGCCGTCCCGACGCCGCTCTCCTGTCTGGGCGCTGATCGGCCTCGGTGGTGCTCTGCTGGTGCTGGCTATTCTGGCAGCCAATACCGGGGCGATGGCGTTGTCACTGCGTACCTTGTTAACGCGGCCTTTTGACGACGGATTATGGCAAATCTGGCTGACCGTTCGTCTGCCCCGCGTGCTGCTGGCCGTGGTGGTCGGCTGCGCGCTGGCCTGTTCCGGTGCCGTGATGCAGGGGTTGTTTCGCAACCCGCTGGCGGATCCCGGTTTGCTTGGGATCAGCAGCGGTGCGGCGCTGGCGGTGGCACTGACCATTGTCATGCCGCTTTCGCTACCGCCGATTCTGGCACTCTACGGTCACATGATCAGCGCTTTTGCGGGAAGCCTGGCGATTTCGGCCATCGTCTTTGCGCTGAGCCGTTTCGGGCATGGCGGATTGTCGCGTTTGCTTCTCGCCGGGATTGCCATTAATGCCCTCTGCGGCGCGGCGGTTGGCGTGCTCACTTACGTAAGCGATGACCAGCAATTGCGCCAGTTCTCGTTGTGGAGCATGGGCAGCCTGGGGCAGGCTCAGTGGCCGACGCTTGCCGTCGCTGCGTCGTTAATATTGCCGGCCTGCGTTGTCACTTTGTTCATGGCGCGTCGCCTGAATATTTTGCAACTCGGTGAGGAAGATGCGCATTACCTTGGCGTCAACGTCCGCCGAACTCAACTGCAATTATTACTCCTGAGCGCGCTGCTGGTGGGCGCTGCGGTCGCGGTTTCCGGTGTTATCGGCTTTATTGGTCTGGTGATTCCTCACCTGCTGCGCATGCGGCTGGGTGCGGATCATCGCTGGTTGTTGCCCGGCTCTGCCATGGCCGGAGCCTGCCTGTTATTACTGGCCGATACGCTGGCACGAACGCTGGTGGCACCCGCAGAAATGCCGGTGGGTCTGCTGACCAGTCTGCTGGGCGGCCCGTATTTCTTATGGTTAATTTTACGTCCCGGAGTGCCGCGCAATGTCTGA
- a CDS encoding EAL domain-containing protein, which translates to MFWIKMKIQFDTAFNSSYLCQPVYSIEGKLLAIELLCRFSSADSKLIMPTELVLNLLTPPQLQRFLNEQQIWANEHARWFSDNQVILNIGVEEKQVALLLEDENLRDAFKAHPFIHLNLSESFPQLSEGRKNSQLMALKQHFPLWLENFGSGNVTMAPVFDHLFQWVKLDKNLFWQLYEGEHFSIVMPSLLRNVNRFCRNVVVDGLDSQDYFDALRKTDVQGVKGLLWPGVEPAALDKLLVRPAQFH; encoded by the coding sequence ATGTTTTGGATAAAAATGAAAATACAATTCGATACGGCCTTTAACAGCAGCTATCTGTGCCAGCCGGTTTACTCAATCGAAGGGAAATTACTCGCGATAGAATTGCTGTGTCGTTTTTCCAGCGCAGACAGCAAGTTAATCATGCCAACAGAGCTGGTGCTGAACCTGCTGACGCCGCCGCAGCTACAGCGTTTTCTTAATGAGCAACAAATTTGGGCTAATGAACATGCCCGGTGGTTTAGCGATAACCAGGTCATTTTAAATATCGGCGTGGAAGAAAAACAGGTTGCGCTATTGCTCGAAGATGAAAATCTTCGCGATGCCTTTAAGGCGCACCCTTTTATTCATCTGAACCTGAGCGAATCATTCCCGCAGCTTTCTGAGGGACGGAAAAATTCGCAACTGATGGCGTTGAAACAGCACTTCCCTTTGTGGCTTGAAAATTTCGGTTCGGGCAATGTCACGATGGCACCGGTTTTTGATCATCTGTTTCAGTGGGTGAAGTTGGATAAAAATCTGTTCTGGCAGCTTTATGAGGGTGAGCATTTTTCCATCGTGATGCCGTCGCTCCTGAGAAATGTGAACAGGTTCTGCCGGAACGTTGTTGTGGATGGTCTGGACAGTCAGGATTATTTTGATGCTTTGCGTAAAACCGATGTCCAGGGCGTCAAAGGGTTACTCTGGCCGGGTGTTGAACCGGCAGCGCTCGATAAGTTGCTTGTGCGGCCTGCCCAATTTCATTAA
- a CDS encoding heme/hemin ABC transporter substrate-binding protein, whose protein sequence is MKTSLKALIAAAAILSAPVLHAAEKLVSIGGDVTEIVYALGAGDEMVARDSTSLRPQAVLKLPDVGYMRQLNTEGILSMHPSMVLSSELAEPSLVLQQLAQNGVKVIRVPGTASVDTVPKKIEVIAGALNRQAEGAKLIATYRSQLEAIHHDALPVKILFVMSHGGMSSMAAGQDTAADAMITSVGAKNAMQGFSRYRPLSQEGVIASAPDILLLTSDGVKTLGGMDQVWKLPGVAMTPAGKNKRVLVLDDMSLLGFGLQTPVVMAQLRQAAEQAK, encoded by the coding sequence ATGAAAACATCTCTGAAAGCACTGATTGCCGCTGCGGCAATTTTGTCGGCACCCGTGCTCCACGCCGCAGAGAAGCTGGTGAGCATCGGCGGCGATGTGACCGAAATTGTCTACGCCCTCGGCGCGGGTGATGAAATGGTGGCACGCGACAGCACCAGCCTGCGTCCGCAGGCAGTTCTGAAACTGCCGGATGTCGGTTATATGCGCCAGCTCAACACCGAAGGGATCCTGTCAATGCACCCTTCGATGGTGCTGAGCAGCGAGCTGGCTGAACCTTCGCTGGTTTTGCAGCAACTGGCGCAAAACGGCGTGAAGGTGATTCGCGTGCCGGGAACGGCTTCGGTCGATACTGTACCTAAAAAGATTGAAGTGATTGCAGGCGCGCTCAACCGTCAGGCAGAAGGTGCAAAACTGATCGCCACTTACCGTTCTCAACTTGAAGCCATTCATCACGATGCTTTGCCGGTAAAAATCCTGTTTGTGATGAGCCACGGCGGCATGTCGTCCATGGCAGCAGGCCAGGATACCGCTGCTGACGCGATGATCACGTCCGTGGGTGCGAAAAATGCCATGCAGGGCTTCAGCCGTTATCGCCCGCTTTCGCAGGAAGGCGTGATAGCCAGCGCTCCGGACATTTTGTTGCTGACATCCGACGGCGTGAAAACGCTGGGCGGCATGGATCAGGTCTGGAAATTACCGGGCGTCGCCATGACGCCGGCAGGCAAAAACAAGCGCGTTTTAGTGCTTGATGATATGTCCCTGCTGGGCTTTGGTCTGCAAACGCCGGTCGTGATGGCACAGCTGCGTCAGGCGGCGGAACAAGCCAAATGA
- a CDS encoding hemin-degrading factor, translated as MHSVHYQDYLQAKEANPGKYARDLAEILGISEAELTSLRVSHDAVKLDVDARTLLAALENVGGTKSITRNDYAVHEQQGSYENQHLSGHAGLILNPRALDLRLFLQHWLHIFSMSENTARGVRHSIQFFDAHGDAVHKVYNTDETDMAAWDALIAQYKTDVNPPLQIEPVTPVAPAKASDTHSIDADWRAMTDVHQFFQLLKRHDVTRQQAFKAVGDDLAWRVENGSLTRLLNIAKDDQNEIMIFVGNRGCVQIFTGQIEKVMPHGEWINVFNERFTLHLVESAIAESWITRKPTKDGFVTSLELFAADGTQIAQLYGQRTEGTAEQAQWREQLAQLSNEGVAA; from the coding sequence ATGCATTCAGTTCACTATCAGGACTATTTACAGGCCAAAGAAGCCAATCCCGGTAAATACGCCCGCGATCTGGCGGAAATTTTAGGTATCAGTGAAGCCGAGTTAACGTCTTTACGCGTTTCACATGATGCCGTGAAACTGGATGTTGATGCCCGTACATTGCTGGCCGCACTGGAAAATGTGGGTGGGACGAAATCCATTACCCGCAATGATTATGCGGTTCACGAACAGCAGGGCAGCTACGAAAATCAGCACCTCAGCGGCCATGCGGGTCTTATCCTGAATCCACGCGCGCTGGATTTACGTCTTTTCCTTCAGCACTGGCTGCACATTTTCAGCATGTCTGAAAATACAGCGCGCGGTGTGCGTCACAGCATTCAGTTCTTTGATGCACACGGCGACGCGGTTCATAAAGTGTATAACACCGACGAAACCGACATGGCAGCCTGGGACGCGCTGATTGCCCAATACAAAACTGATGTCAATCCTCCGCTGCAGATTGAGCCGGTCACGCCTGTGGCTCCGGCAAAAGCTTCTGATACCCACAGTATCGATGCTGACTGGCGCGCAATGACGGATGTTCATCAGTTCTTCCAGCTCCTCAAACGTCATGATGTGACACGCCAGCAGGCTTTCAAAGCGGTAGGCGACGATCTGGCATGGCGCGTCGAAAACGGTTCACTGACCCGCCTGCTGAACATTGCAAAAGACGACCAGAACGAAATTATGATTTTCGTTGGCAACCGCGGTTGCGTTCAAATCTTCACCGGCCAGATTGAAAAAGTGATGCCGCACGGCGAATGGATTAACGTTTTCAATGAACGTTTCACCCTTCATCTGGTAGAAAGCGCCATCGCTGAAAGCTGGATCACCCGCAAGCCAACCAAAGACGGTTTTGTCACCAGCCTGGAATTGTTTGCCGCAGACGGCACGCAGATTGCGCAACTGTACGGTCAGCGCACCGAAGGCACGGCAGAACAGGCTCAGTGGCGCGAACAACTGGCGCAACTGAGCAACGAAGGCGTCGCCGCATGA